The Bdellovibrionales bacterium genome segment GGGAGCTTATCAAGCGGGCGTGATCCGTGCGATTTATGAGCTCAACAAAGAATTTCGAGCTCCGGATCTCTTTAAGATTATTTCGGGGGTCAGCGCCGGAGCTATTAATGCCGCCTTCATTGCTTCTCACGCTCAGGATCTTGAGTCCGCCACCGAAGGACTTTGCCAACTTTGGAGAAGTCTTAAGCCCGAAGACGTTTTTTCTAATAATCTTGGCACAATTGCCGCCAACGCCAGCCGGGTCATTCGCGGTCTGTCTTTTGGAGGTCTGAGCCAAAAGCTCAGACCTGACTCGATGGCCCTTCTTGACACAAGTCCTTTGCGGCAATTGCTCGGATCAGCCATACCTTTTGCTCAAATACAGAAGAATTTGGATAAGGGGCATCTGCACGCCGTTTGTCTTTCAGCAACCGATTATTCCACCTCTCTTGGAATTACTTTCGTTCAAGGCAAAGATGACCTCGCCATGTGGAACCGATCCCGACGCCACAGTGTCCGAGCCGAACTCACTCTAGATCACGTGATGGCTTCGAGCTCAATCCCCGTTTTTTTCCCTCCTGTCAAAGTGAATGGACGAGAATACGGAGACGGTTGTTTGCGAAATCAAGCCCCATTAAGCCCCGCCGTCCACATGGGTGCCAACCGCTTGATCGTGATCGGCATCCGTGCCTCCAGCCGCCTCCATTTAGAAAACACAACCCCCATGATGGCCACGCTGGGACGAATCACTGGGGTCATTGTCAATTCCATATTTATGGACGCCATCGAATCCGATTTAGAACGTGTTCACATCATTAACCAAGCATTAGGACAGAATGCCTCTCCTGGCGGTCCAATAGGTCTCAGGCCCGTCTACCCTTTTTATTTGCGACCATCAGAAGATATTGCAGAGATTGCTTTTAAGCACAGAGACAGACTCCCCAAGGTCTTTCGTTATCTCATGGGGGGTTTGGGGTCGGCTGAAGAAACCAGCGATCTTTTGAGCTTTCTCCTTTTTGACCCCCACTATTGCTCGGAACTCGTCGATCTGGGTTATCGTGATACGAAAGCTCGAACGGCCGAATTGGCCATGTTTCTCGAAGCTTAATCATTTTTATCGCACATAGCTGAGCAATACTTCTCGCAGTATTTTCGCAACCGCAACAACATCTTTTCGGGGCAAAGTCTGATGAATTCCGACAAAAAAAGAACGCGTACCCATGCTGCTGACGTTGACCAATCCATCATGTGGCAAGCCCCGGAAAGCGGGGTGATCTGCAATATTTCCACCCATCAAACTTCGGACTTCCACTCCCCTTGATTTAAGAATTCGGGCAACGTCTCGAGCATTCCCAAAATCAAGAGTGATCGGGAATACAAATGGAGACCCG includes the following:
- a CDS encoding patatin-like phospholipase family protein, encoding MKTKESDSPPNQKQPGIVLSGGGARGAYQAGVIRAIYELNKEFRAPDLFKIISGVSAGAINAAFIASHAQDLESATEGLCQLWRSLKPEDVFSNNLGTIAANASRVIRGLSFGGLSQKLRPDSMALLDTSPLRQLLGSAIPFAQIQKNLDKGHLHAVCLSATDYSTSLGITFVQGKDDLAMWNRSRRHSVRAELTLDHVMASSSIPVFFPPVKVNGREYGDGCLRNQAPLSPAVHMGANRLIVIGIRASSRLHLENTTPMMATLGRITGVIVNSIFMDAIESDLERVHIINQALGQNASPGGPIGLRPVYPFYLRPSEDIAEIAFKHRDRLPKVFRYLMGGLGSAEETSDLLSFLLFDPHYCSELVDLGYRDTKARTAELAMFLEA